CTGCCCAGCTTGTCGACGCCCGCCGCGCCGCCGGCGAGGCCGGAGCCCAGGCCGGCTTCCTCACCACCGGCACCGAACAGCTCACCGAAGGCGTCGGTGAGATGAAGGAGGGGGCGACCACCCTGCCCACCCAGTTCGGTGAGGCCGTCACCGGCGCCCAGCAGCTCTCCCAGGGCATGGTCGAACTCCAGGCCGGCGTGGGCCAGCTCGGCACCGGTGCCACCGAGGTCGCCGACGGCGTGGGCACCGCCGTCGACCAGGTCGTCGGCCTCGGTGCCCTGCAGGGCCAGCTCCTCGGCATGATCGACGACACCGTCGCCGGTCTCGAGGGTGCGACCGACCCCGACCTCGTCGACGCCCGCACGCGTCTGCAGGATCTGCGCGGTCAGGTCGAGATGGCCCAGCTCGACGGCGACCTGGCCAACCAGCTCACCGCCCTCAAGGACGGCTCCCGCGAGGTGGCCAACCAGCTGGCCGTCCCCGGCTACGCCTTCCACGACGGCATCTACTCCGCCACCAAGGGTGCGCAGGACCTCTCCCACGGACTGACCGAGGCCCAGGGCGGGGTCGACGAGGCCGTCGCGGGGGTGGAGGAACTTGACGCCGGCGTCCAGCGCATCGACCAGATGGCCACCCAGACCCAGGACCGCATCGGCGCCATCCAGCGGGCCCTGCCCGTCGTCCAGGCCGCCGGGACCGGCGAGGGGGTGGCGACCGCCGATACGGCGGAGACGACACCGACGCTGGCCCCGATGTACGCCATGCTCATCGCCGCCCTCGTCATGCTCGGTGGCGCGGCCAGCGGAGTGCTCATGCGCGTGGCCCGGGGCGGCTGGTGGATCCTGGCCGGTGCGACCGCCGGTCTCACCGCCCTCGGCGTGGTGCTGCTGGCGATCGTCGGCAGCGGCGTCACCCCGGCCGTCCTCGCCCTGTCCGCCCTGATCCTGGCCCTCGGGGTGGTCGCCTCCGCGGTCCTCACCCGTGCGGTGATCGGCCTGTTCGGGCCGGTGGCCGGGTCCGTCGTCGCCGGGATCGCCGCCCTCGTGCAGATCGGGCTCGTCGGCTGGGTGTGGAAGGCCGCCTCCGGCCATGACGTCGCCGTCATCTGGCAGGTCCTGGCCAACCTCACCCCACTCAACTGGGCAACCACCGGCCTGACCGCCGCGGGCAACGACGGTTCCGCGATGTCCCTGTGGGCCGCGGTCGCCGTGCTGGGTGTGCTGGCTGCCGTGGGTGTGGCCGGTCTCTCTATCGCTGCCCGTCGGGCGAGCGCGGTGACGGCCGACAATTCCGTGGAGACCGGCGTCTGAGCCATACCCCGAGACCTGGATGCCGAGAGGGCCACTCCTCTCGGGGTATGGGGCCGGTCAACGCCGAGAGCACCACCCCTCTCGGGGTTCAGGTCTCGGTGTGTGGCCCCCGGACCTCCACCCCGGACATGACGGAACCCCCTGGCGCGATTGCCAGGGGGTTCATCTGATGGTCGGGATAACAGGATTTGAACCTGCGACCTCCTCGTCCCGAACGAGGCGCGCTACCAAGCTGCGCCATATCCCGGTTCGTACCGGCTGCATTACTGCGTGGGTACCTGAGATACCTTAGCCGAGGACCGGAGAAACCTGCAAAACGCCAGCTAGGCGTCTCGTTCGGTGACGTGGATGAGGGTGGCGGAGGGGCGGCAGAACAACCGGAGGGGGACGAACTTGGAGGTGCCCAGGCCGTTGGAGACGTGCATGAGCATGTTCTTGAAGCGGTGGAGGCCGGAGACCCGTTCGCGGTCGATGCCGCAGTTGGTCACCACGGCCCGGCTGCCGGGCAGGCAGAGCTGGCCGCCGTGGGTGTGGCCGGACAGGGAGAGCTGGTAGCCGTCGGCCGCGAACTTCTCCAGCACGCGCGGCTCGGGGGCGTGGAGCAGGGCGAGGGAGAGGTCGGCGTCGACGTTGGGGGCGCCGGCGATGAGGGAATAGTCGTCGAGGTCGTGGTGGGGGTCGTCGACACCGGCGGCAGCGAGGCGGACGGGCCCGACCTGGAATTCCAGGCGTTGGTGGGTGGCGTCCTGCCAGCCGCGTTCGATGAAGGCGGCCCGCATGTCACGCCACGGCAGGTCGACGTAGCTGGGGGTGCGTCGCGCGCCGAAAAGGTAGGTGACCGGGTTGGGGATGCCCGGCGCCCAGTAGTCGTTGGTGCCGAAGACGAACATGCCGGGCCGGTTGAGCAGGGGGCCGAGGGCGCGCAGCACGTCGGGGACACCGCGTTCGTCGGAAAGATTGTCACCGGTGTTGACCACCAGATCAGGGTCGAGGGCGTCGAGGGCGGAGACCCAGGCGATCTTGGTGTCCTGGCCGGGGATCATGTGCAGGTCGGAGATGTGCAGGATGCGGAAGGCGTCTGCGCCGCGCAGGGTGCCGGGGGCCAGCAGTGGGGCGGTGACCTGCTTGAGCTCGAACTTCCGCAGCTCGGAGTTTCCCCAGGCTGCGACGCCGATTCCGGCGGCGGCTCCGGCGCCCACCACGGCGCCGGCGATGGTGAGGATGCGCTTGATCGCTGTGGTTGTCTCGTTCACCCGCACCACCTTACCGGGCGGGTACCGTGGTCCCCATGAGTGAGTTGAAGGACAAGATCCGGGCCGACCTGAAGACCTCGATGAAGGCGAAGGAGAAGGAGCGCACGGGCACGATCCGCATGCTCCTGGCTGCCATTCAGGCGGAGGAGACCACCGGCGCGAAGCACGAGGTGAGCGACGAGGACATCCTCAAGGTCGTCGCCCGGGAGATCAAGAAGCGCCGCGAGTCGGCGGAGATCTACGCGGCCAATGACCGGCAGGAGCTCGCGGACGCGGAGCTGGCCGAGGTCGCGGTGCTCGAGGAGTACCAGCCCGCACAGCTCGACGATGCCGCGCTCACCGAGCTTGTCGACGCCGCGGTGGCCCACGTCGCCGCCGAACAGGGCGTCGCCGTGGGCGAGGTGTCCATGAAACAGATGGGCCAGGTGATGAAGGCCGCCACGGCGGCCGCCGCCGGCCAGGCCGACGGCAAGCGCCTCTCGGCGGCGGTCAAGGACCGCCTGAGCAGCTAGAGTCCGAACGCGTCGAGGAGGGCGTCGATGTCCTCCTGGCGCACGCCCGGGATGGGCTGCGGTGCCGGTTCCGGGCCGGCGTCCGGGCTCGGGGACGGCTCAGCCGGGGCGGGGGCCCGGTAGACGCCGTCGGAGATCTCCAGCATGACGGTGCCGCCCTCGCGGAGCAGCCCGTCCTGCGCGGTGGCCCGGACCACCATGCCCCGCGGCGTCGGGTTGCCGGTGACGATCCGGGTGTTCACCTGGTAGCCGCGGTCCGTGAGGTACCGGCGGGCATCGGATTCCGTGCGGCCGACCACGTCGCCGAGGACGGCGTGTGAGGTGCCCTCGTCGAACTTCGGGTCATGGGACGGCAGGCCCCCGTTGAGGGCGGCCGGCACCTGGTTGGCGGTCTGGAACCAGGAGTTGGCCGGTTCGCGGCCGCCGAAGAGATTACCGTCACCGCACTGCCGGACCGGGGCGGTGCACAGCGGCGTGGTGGTCGTGCCGTCGTTGTAGATGTACGGCGCGGCGGAGAAGCCGGTGTTGAAGCCGAGGAAAGCGGACGACTGGTTGGACTCGGTCGTGCCGGTCTTTCCGGCTGCCTGCCCACCCCAGCCGTAGGCCTGCGCCGCGGCCCGGGCGGTGCCGATCTCCATGTCGGCGGCCATGCCTCCCGCCAGGGCGTCGGCCACGCCCGGTTCGATGGCGTCCTCACAGGCGGGACGCTCGAGGTAGACCTCGCGGCCCTCCCGGTCGGTGACCGAGTCGATGGGGTTGGGTTCGCACCAGCGACCGGAGGAGGCGAGGGTGGCACCGACGTTGGCCAGCTCCAGCGGGTTCACCGGGGTCGGTCCCAGGGTGTAGGAACCGAGGTTGGCCTCCTTCATGAAGTCCGCAATGGAACGATCCCCGTCGTAGCTGCCCGGCGTGGTGTAGCTGCGCAACCCGAGTTTGACGGACATGTCCACCACCGCGGGCACACCCACCTGCTCGATGAGCTGGACGAAGGTGGTGTTGGGGGAGTGGGCGAGCGCCTCACGCAGGGTCATCTGCGGCTGGTACTGCCCGGCGTTCTCCACGCAGTAGGTGGCCGGCGGGCAGTTGCGGGCCCCACCCTCGCCGAGGCCGCGGGCCTCGTAACGCGTAGGGACGTCGAGCGTGGTCTCCAGGCCCATGCCCTGGTCGATGGCCGCGGCGGCGGTGAACACCTTGAAGATGGAGCCGGCGCCGTTACCCACCATCGACGACGGTTGCGGCAGCATCGTCTCCCCGGCGTCGAGATTGAGCCCGTAGTTACGGGAGGAGGTCATGGCGAGGATGTCGCGGGAGTCCCGGCCCGGTTCGACGACGTTGATCACCTCGGCCACACCCGCGGCCTCGGGGCTGACGTTCGCGGCGGCCGCCGCCCGGGCCGCGTCCTGGACCTGCGGGTCAAGCGTGGTGGTGATGGTGTAGCCGCCCTCGAGCAGTTCGGCGCGGCTGACCCCCTTGGAGTCGAGGTAGGTGAGGGCGTAGTCGCAGAAGAAACCGCGGTCCCCGGCGGCGATGCAGCCGTTGGGCAGGGTGGCCGGGGACTCCAGCACCCCGAGCGGTTCGGCGGCGTAGGCGTCAGCGTCGGCCTGGGAGAGGTAGCCGTTGCCCACCATGGACTGCAGGACGGTGTTGCGTCGCGAGGTCACACCCTCGGTGTTGGTGTAGGGATTGAGCGCCTCGGAGGACTGGACCATGCCGGCCAGCATCGCCGACTGCGGGACCGTGAGCTCGGCGGCGGTGACCCCGAAGTAGGTCTGGGCGGCGGCCTCGATGCCGTAGGCGTGGTTACCGAAGGGCACGAGGTTGAGGTAGCGGGTGAGGATCTCGTCCTTGCTCAGATTCCGGTCCAGATCCGAGGCCATCCGCATCTCCCGGAGCTTGCGGGGGATGGACTGCTCGATGGCGGCGGCCCGGGAGGCGTCGTCCTCGGCGGCGATGAGCAGCAGGTAGTTCTTCACGTACTGCTGGTTGATGGTCGAGGCACCCTGCTCCACCCCGCCGGCGACCAGGTTGGTCACCAGGGCACGGGCGGTGCCCTGCATGTCCACGCCGTCATGCTCG
Above is a window of Corynebacterium suedekumii DNA encoding:
- a CDS encoding metallophosphoesterase, yielding MNETTTAIKRILTIAGAVVGAGAAAGIGVAAWGNSELRKFELKQVTAPLLAPGTLRGADAFRILHISDLHMIPGQDTKIAWVSALDALDPDLVVNTGDNLSDERGVPDVLRALGPLLNRPGMFVFGTNDYWAPGIPNPVTYLFGARRTPSYVDLPWRDMRAAFIERGWQDATHQRLEFQVGPVRLAAAGVDDPHHDLDDYSLIAGAPNVDADLSLALLHAPEPRVLEKFAADGYQLSLSGHTHGGQLCLPGSRAVVTNCGIDRERVSGLHRFKNMLMHVSNGLGTSKFVPLRLFCRPSATLIHVTERDA
- a CDS encoding GatB/YqeY domain-containing protein codes for the protein MSELKDKIRADLKTSMKAKEKERTGTIRMLLAAIQAEETTGAKHEVSDEDILKVVAREIKKRRESAEIYAANDRQELADAELAEVAVLEEYQPAQLDDAALTELVDAAVAHVAAEQGVAVGEVSMKQMGQVMKAATAAAAGQADGKRLSAAVKDRLSS
- a CDS encoding transglycosylase domain-containing protein, giving the protein MSVSKSLAKMVAATAAAGVAGALALAPVAGISGVAIARTNETMQSNLADLTGGETPGVTTVTDATGEPMAWLFSQRRYPVGGDQIAQPMKDAIVSIEDHRFYEHDGVDMQGTARALVTNLVAGGVEQGASTINQQYVKNYLLLIAAEDDASRAAAIEQSIPRKLREMRMASDLDRNLSKDEILTRYLNLVPFGNHAYGIEAAAQTYFGVTAAELTVPQSAMLAGMVQSSEALNPYTNTEGVTSRRNTVLQSMVGNGYLSQADADAYAAEPLGVLESPATLPNGCIAAGDRGFFCDYALTYLDSKGVSRAELLEGGYTITTTLDPQVQDAARAAAAANVSPEAAGVAEVINVVEPGRDSRDILAMTSSRNYGLNLDAGETMLPQPSSMVGNGAGSIFKVFTAAAAIDQGMGLETTLDVPTRYEARGLGEGGARNCPPATYCVENAGQYQPQMTLREALAHSPNTTFVQLIEQVGVPAVVDMSVKLGLRSYTTPGSYDGDRSIADFMKEANLGSYTLGPTPVNPLELANVGATLASSGRWCEPNPIDSVTDREGREVYLERPACEDAIEPGVADALAGGMAADMEIGTARAAAQAYGWGGQAAGKTGTTESNQSSAFLGFNTGFSAAPYIYNDGTTTTPLCTAPVRQCGDGNLFGGREPANSWFQTANQVPAALNGGLPSHDPKFDEGTSHAVLGDVVGRTESDARRYLTDRGYQVNTRIVTGNPTPRGMVVRATAQDGLLREGGTVMLEISDGVYRAPAPAEPSPSPDAGPEPAPQPIPGVRQEDIDALLDAFGL